The Polynucleobacter necessarius genome has a window encoding:
- the mnmE gene encoding tRNA uridine-5-carboxymethylaminomethyl(34) synthesis GTPase MnmE, with translation MTRKLPIIAVATAPGKAGVGVIRISGSRLLPLAEALFQKTLLPRQTNLLTLSDSRGETIDQLIAIYFAAPASFTGEDVLELQCHGGPQLLELVMKRCLELGKDQGLVIAEPGEFSLRAYLNNKIDLAQAEAIADLIDAQSEAAVRAAARSLQGAFSNDINSLIEEITQLRILVESTLDFPEEEIEFLENAQARRRLSTVMEKLHRLREGAKQGKILRDGIQLVLAGAPNVGKSSLLNRLAGEEVAIVTPIAGTTRDRVKESITINGVPMHIIDTAGLRETSDLVEAKGIERSWEAIRAADLVIFLQDPNSINTIDSAPVLELKAQILKALPLKCPVLEVNNKSDLLGNAKPGHSENPSLLISAKTGDGIEALKQKILESVGWGGSQGGAIVARRRHLDCLDRAATHLDKSQQFAADGNISLELFAEELRLAQDRLGQITGKLLPDDLLGKIFSQFCIGK, from the coding sequence ATGACGAGAAAGCTACCCATCATTGCGGTTGCCACCGCGCCGGGTAAGGCTGGGGTTGGCGTTATTCGCATTAGTGGATCTCGGCTTTTACCGCTCGCAGAAGCTTTATTTCAGAAGACACTTCTGCCCCGTCAGACCAATCTCCTTACTCTTAGTGATTCACGGGGTGAGACGATTGATCAACTAATTGCAATTTACTTTGCTGCCCCCGCCTCCTTTACTGGTGAAGATGTCTTGGAGCTGCAGTGCCATGGGGGCCCCCAGCTTTTAGAGTTGGTCATGAAACGGTGTCTCGAGCTGGGAAAAGATCAAGGCTTGGTTATTGCAGAGCCGGGCGAATTTTCTTTGCGCGCATATCTCAATAACAAAATCGATTTAGCTCAAGCAGAGGCTATTGCAGATTTAATTGATGCTCAAAGTGAGGCAGCAGTACGTGCGGCAGCGCGCTCATTGCAGGGCGCCTTCTCAAACGACATTAATAGCTTGATAGAAGAAATTACCCAATTACGCATTTTGGTTGAGTCCACCTTGGACTTTCCTGAAGAAGAGATTGAGTTTTTGGAGAATGCCCAAGCTCGCCGGCGCTTGAGCACGGTGATGGAAAAATTGCACAGGCTGAGAGAAGGTGCAAAACAGGGCAAGATTTTGCGCGATGGCATTCAGCTAGTTTTGGCTGGCGCCCCCAATGTTGGAAAGAGTTCGCTTCTTAATCGCTTGGCTGGTGAAGAGGTGGCAATTGTCACTCCTATCGCTGGCACCACAAGGGATCGCGTTAAGGAAAGCATCACCATAAACGGTGTTCCGATGCACATTATTGATACGGCAGGTCTACGTGAGACCAGCGATCTAGTTGAGGCAAAGGGAATTGAACGGTCTTGGGAGGCAATACGAGCAGCAGACCTGGTTATTTTTCTGCAAGACCCAAATTCAATTAATACGATCGATAGCGCACCTGTTTTGGAGTTAAAGGCCCAAATATTGAAGGCCCTCCCACTAAAGTGCCCCGTTCTAGAGGTGAATAACAAATCGGACTTATTGGGCAATGCTAAGCCCGGCCATAGTGAAAATCCATCTTTACTTATTTCGGCCAAGACTGGCGATGGGATTGAGGCCCTAAAACAAAAAATCCTAGAATCGGTTGGTTGGGGTGGCTCTCAAGGGGGTGCCATTGTGGCTCGCAGAAGACATCTCGACTGTCTGGATCGGGCGGCAACCCATCTGGATAAATCTCAACAATTCGCTGCAGATGGCAACATATCGCTGGAGTTATTTGCAGAAGAGCTCCGTTTAGCACAAGATCGGCTTGGGCAGATCACTGGAAAATTGCTCCCAGATGATCTTTTAGGCAAGATATTTAGCCAGTTTTGCATTGGCAAGTAA
- the yidC gene encoding membrane protein insertase YidC has product MDYKKTILWAIFPMSGLLLYNNWQVHEGKPPMFGGNPASTAVVVDKAQASKIDIPSPVQNPNIPAPNQTPAIVTSAIETSEKFVLQNDVLILEISANGANIIDAKLPKQLTAEKKPVELFQYAPNHKYFARSGLIAMGNGGLPNHTTTFKLVQSGKDGSGKPFIVLASERNGVKLEKTFVLSPGSYVVDVGHRVTQSNANAAPLVLYTEIVRDASQEQKIGPFNGAFSASTFTGPATYTEKEKFNKLEFTAIDKNKITIPTQVPAGDLAWIAMVQHYFASAWIPSDKEARDIYAGKIDNNLYRIGMQTPLGVVAPGTTVVEKAKLFVGPQEESVLETIAPGFALLKDYGYLTILAKPIFWLLENIHAYVGNWGWSIILLTILIKLVFFPLSAASYKSMARMKEVQPRLLAMKEQYKGEPQKLNQAMMEMYRKEKINPLGGCLPVVIQIPVFISLYWVLLSSVEMRNAPWIGWIHDLSVPDPYYILPIIMAASMFVQTKLNPTPPDPIQAKVMMYMPLVFSVMFFFFPAGLVLYWVVNNLLSIAQQWQINQMFGKKPAK; this is encoded by the coding sequence ATGGACTATAAAAAAACAATTCTTTGGGCAATCTTTCCCATGTCGGGCCTCTTGTTGTACAACAACTGGCAAGTTCATGAAGGAAAGCCACCGATGTTTGGTGGAAACCCTGCAAGCACTGCTGTTGTAGTTGATAAAGCTCAGGCAAGCAAAATTGATATTCCATCTCCAGTACAAAACCCAAACATTCCAGCGCCAAATCAAACGCCTGCAATTGTTACCAGCGCAATTGAAACATCAGAAAAGTTTGTATTGCAAAACGATGTGTTGATTTTGGAAATCAGCGCCAATGGTGCAAACATTATTGATGCGAAGCTACCTAAGCAGCTGACAGCAGAAAAGAAACCAGTTGAACTATTTCAATACGCACCGAACCATAAATACTTTGCACGTTCTGGCTTAATTGCTATGGGTAACGGAGGTTTACCCAACCACACCACAACGTTTAAATTAGTGCAGTCCGGGAAAGATGGATCCGGAAAGCCTTTTATTGTTTTGGCTAGCGAGCGCAACGGCGTAAAACTAGAGAAGACATTTGTCTTAAGTCCCGGCAGTTACGTTGTTGATGTTGGACATCGAGTTACACAAAGTAATGCAAATGCGGCACCACTAGTTCTCTACACAGAGATCGTGCGCGACGCCTCGCAAGAGCAAAAAATTGGACCTTTTAATGGCGCGTTTTCAGCAAGCACCTTTACCGGCCCTGCCACTTACACCGAAAAGGAAAAATTCAATAAGCTTGAATTCACGGCGATTGATAAAAACAAGATCACTATTCCAACGCAAGTTCCAGCTGGCGACCTCGCTTGGATTGCTATGGTTCAGCATTACTTTGCTAGTGCGTGGATTCCTAGCGATAAAGAGGCGCGAGATATTTATGCTGGAAAGATTGATAACAACCTTTACCGCATTGGTATGCAAACACCTTTGGGCGTAGTTGCACCAGGAACAACAGTTGTTGAAAAAGCAAAGTTGTTTGTCGGTCCACAAGAGGAAAGTGTTTTAGAAACGATTGCACCAGGGTTTGCTTTATTGAAGGACTACGGCTACCTCACCATTCTTGCTAAACCTATTTTCTGGTTGCTGGAGAACATCCATGCCTATGTTGGCAACTGGGGTTGGTCAATTATCCTTTTGACTATCTTGATTAAGTTGGTGTTTTTCCCGCTGTCTGCCGCTAGCTATAAATCAATGGCGCGCATGAAAGAGGTTCAGCCGCGCCTACTTGCCATGAAAGAGCAATACAAGGGTGAGCCACAAAAATTAAACCAAGCGATGATGGAGATGTACCGCAAGGAAAAAATTAATCCTTTGGGTGGCTGCTTACCAGTAGTCATTCAGATTCCTGTATTTATTTCCTTGTACTGGGTTCTGTTGTCTTCAGTAGAAATGCGCAATGCACCGTGGATTGGTTGGATTCATGATTTATCAGTTCCAGACCCGTACTACATTTTGCCAATCATTATGGCAGCTTCAATGTTTGTGCAAACCAAATTGAATCCAACACCGCCCGATCCAATTCAGGCGAAGGTGATGATGTACATGCCGCTTGTATTTTCTGTAATGTTCTTCTTCTTCCCGGCAGGCTTGGTCTTGTATTGGGTGGTGAACAACTTACTCTCAATTGCTCAGCAGTGGCAAATCAATCAAATGTTTGGAAAAAAGCCGGCTAAATAA
- the yidD gene encoding membrane protein insertion efficiency factor YidD, which translates to MQPANRVAIKFVRLYQVALSPFIGMHCKFAPSCSQYACDCFANYGFFKSFRLMVWRILRCNPWSQGGYDPAVKPTSHHLK; encoded by the coding sequence GTGCAACCGGCAAACAGGGTAGCCATTAAGTTTGTGCGACTTTATCAAGTAGCACTCAGCCCTTTTATTGGCATGCATTGTAAGTTTGCGCCCTCCTGTTCTCAATACGCATGCGATTGCTTTGCGAATTACGGATTTTTTAAAAGTTTTAGGCTAATGGTATGGCGTATTTTGCGTTGTAATCCATGGTCACAGGGCGGTTACGACCCAGCAGTAAAACCAACATCTCATCATCTTAAGTGA
- a CDS encoding ribonuclease P protein component has translation MASSDQGTRPDLGIAVAKKLAKRAVDRNQLKRMIRELVRGAQAINLNSDVVVKLKKPIGRETRGKLRSKEKEILRTQIAGLI, from the coding sequence TTGGCGTCTTCCGATCAAGGCACCAGGCCAGATTTAGGTATTGCGGTAGCCAAAAAATTAGCTAAACGCGCGGTAGACCGAAACCAATTAAAGCGCATGATCCGAGAATTAGTCAGGGGCGCTCAAGCTATAAATCTCAACAGTGATGTTGTGGTGAAACTGAAAAAACCAATTGGTCGCGAAACCCGCGGGAAACTCAGAAGCAAAGAAAAAGAAATTCTGCGAACACAAATTGCAGGGCTAATTTAA
- the rpmH gene encoding 50S ribosomal protein L34, with translation MKRTYQPSVTRRKRTHGFRIRMKTKSGRAVLNARRAKGRKRLAV, from the coding sequence ATGAAAAGAACATATCAACCCTCAGTAACACGTCGCAAACGTACTCACGGATTTCGTATTCGCATGAAAACCAAGAGCGGACGCGCAGTATTAAACGCACGTCGTGCTAAAGGCCGCAAACGTCTGGCTGTTTAA
- the dnaA gene encoding chromosomal replication initiator protein DnaA, whose protein sequence is MSNLQNPPTLNSLSPLGFWDSALGALARELPPQQFKTWIQPLSLVSYDKSEQSLILGAPNRFKLDWIKKTFSDRFQEMADEYFGRPITLSFVLNIEGSNTQSPEISSPPQDKFEQQEVLMGSDSSSTEEQSFETEDHSKLNPNLTFETFVTGKANQLARAASIQVAHNPGTSYNPMFLYGGVGLGKTHLIHAIGNHLLKEKPNARIRYIHAEQYVSDVVRAYQQKAFDRFKRYYHSLDLLLIDDIQFFSGKSRTQEEFFYAFEALLSNKAQVIITSDTYPKEMAGIDDRLISRFDSGLTVAIEPPELEMRVAILMKKAQSEGIPMSEDVAFFVAKHLRSNVRELEGALRKILAFVRFHGKEVTIDVARVALKDLLSIQNRQISVENIQKAVADFYSIKVADMYSKKRPANIARPRQIAMFMAKELTQKSLPEIGELFGGRDHTTVLHAVRKIGEERSHDGQLNHEIHVIEQTLKS, encoded by the coding sequence ATGAGTAACTTACAAAACCCTCCCACATTGAATTCACTTAGCCCACTGGGGTTTTGGGACAGCGCACTTGGTGCGCTTGCCCGCGAACTCCCCCCCCAACAATTTAAGACTTGGATTCAGCCATTAAGTTTGGTTTCCTATGATAAAAGTGAGCAATCACTCATATTGGGAGCACCAAATAGGTTTAAGCTTGATTGGATTAAGAAGACTTTTTCCGACCGCTTCCAAGAGATGGCCGACGAGTATTTTGGCCGCCCAATCACCTTGAGTTTTGTTCTCAACATTGAGGGGTCGAACACGCAATCACCAGAAATTAGCTCACCCCCTCAAGATAAATTTGAGCAGCAAGAAGTGCTAATGGGCTCGGACAGCAGCTCTACAGAAGAGCAATCCTTTGAAACCGAAGACCACTCTAAATTAAACCCAAACCTTACTTTTGAGACTTTTGTGACTGGCAAGGCCAATCAACTTGCAAGGGCGGCATCTATTCAGGTTGCCCACAACCCCGGCACCTCATATAATCCCATGTTTTTATATGGCGGGGTTGGCTTAGGTAAAACACATTTAATTCATGCGATTGGGAATCACCTTCTAAAAGAGAAGCCTAATGCTCGAATTCGATACATTCATGCTGAGCAATATGTCTCTGATGTGGTTAGGGCTTATCAGCAAAAGGCTTTTGACCGATTTAAGCGTTACTACCATTCGCTTGACCTGCTTTTAATAGATGACATCCAATTTTTTAGTGGCAAATCCAGAACGCAAGAGGAGTTTTTCTACGCCTTTGAGGCGCTGCTAAGCAATAAAGCCCAAGTCATCATCACAAGCGACACCTACCCCAAGGAAATGGCTGGAATAGATGATCGACTAATTTCACGCTTTGACTCAGGGCTTACGGTTGCAATTGAACCGCCAGAGCTGGAAATGCGAGTTGCTATTTTGATGAAAAAAGCTCAAAGTGAGGGCATCCCCATGAGTGAGGATGTGGCTTTTTTTGTGGCAAAACACCTCAGATCAAATGTGCGTGAGCTTGAAGGGGCGTTAAGGAAAATTTTGGCATTTGTACGCTTCCACGGCAAAGAAGTCACGATTGATGTAGCTCGAGTAGCCCTAAAGGACCTGCTCTCAATCCAAAATCGCCAAATTTCGGTTGAAAACATACAAAAGGCAGTTGCAGACTTTTACAGCATTAAAGTGGCTGACATGTACTCAAAAAAGCGTCCGGCAAACATTGCTCGACCTCGTCAAATTGCGATGTTTATGGCCAAAGAATTAACTCAAAAGAGCCTGCCGGAGATTGGTGAGCTGTTTGGTGGGCGTGACCACACAACTGTTTTACATGCGGTTCGGAAGATTGGTGAGGAACGCTCCCACGATGGGCAACTTAACCACGAAATCCACGTTATTGAGCAAACCTTAAAGTCTTAG
- the dnaN gene encoding DNA polymerase III subunit beta — protein MQLINTSRDSLLKPLQVVSGIVERRHTLPILANLLFKKQGDKVSFVSTDIEIQITTNASFGVGAEDVTTTVAARKLLDILRALPEGPVALNLKDNKMVVRSGKSRFSLQTLSAVEFPVMQSVGEVTASWKMTQKSFRQLVNQVHFAMAQQDIRYYLNGMLLVVEGKQVIAVATDGHRLAYSQVELAEASVGSGQRQEIIIPRKTILECQHLLEDSDELLEMSLTSNQVKFSFGDIELISKLVEGKFPDFQRVIPKGHKNSLVVGRDVLQSALQRAAILTTDKFKGVRFSLSPNRITVQSTNAEQEEAQEEIETEYSGDAVEIGFNVSYLLDVLSNLKNEKIQISLGDANSSAVITLPGPEDFKYVVMPMRI, from the coding sequence ATGCAACTCATAAACACTTCGCGCGATAGTTTATTGAAACCACTCCAGGTAGTTAGTGGCATTGTTGAACGTCGACACACCTTACCAATCTTGGCAAACCTATTGTTTAAAAAACAGGGTGATAAGGTATCCTTTGTGTCAACGGATATAGAGATTCAAATTACCACTAACGCTAGCTTTGGTGTTGGTGCTGAGGATGTCACTACTACGGTGGCTGCAAGAAAGTTATTAGATATCTTGCGTGCACTTCCAGAAGGCCCGGTTGCACTTAATCTTAAAGATAATAAGATGGTTGTACGGAGCGGCAAAAGCCGTTTCTCCTTACAAACACTTTCTGCAGTTGAATTTCCTGTCATGCAAAGCGTTGGTGAAGTGACTGCAAGTTGGAAGATGACTCAAAAGAGTTTTCGTCAATTAGTTAATCAAGTTCATTTCGCAATGGCGCAACAAGATATTCGTTATTACCTAAACGGCATGTTGTTGGTTGTTGAGGGTAAACAAGTGATTGCAGTAGCCACTGATGGTCATCGCTTGGCTTACTCGCAAGTTGAGTTAGCGGAAGCTTCTGTGGGTTCTGGGCAAAGGCAGGAAATCATCATTCCACGTAAAACTATTTTGGAGTGCCAACACCTACTTGAAGATTCAGATGAGTTGTTAGAGATGAGTCTTACATCAAATCAAGTGAAATTTTCATTTGGTGATATCGAGTTGATTTCAAAACTCGTGGAAGGAAAGTTTCCCGATTTTCAACGAGTCATTCCTAAGGGGCATAAAAACTCTTTAGTAGTTGGGCGTGATGTTTTGCAGTCAGCCTTACAGCGTGCAGCAATTCTGACAACCGATAAATTTAAAGGTGTACGTTTTTCTTTGTCGCCAAATCGAATTACTGTTCAATCAACCAACGCTGAACAAGAAGAAGCGCAAGAAGAGATTGAAACTGAATACAGTGGTGATGCCGTTGAAATTGGTTTCAATGTGAGCTACCTCTTAGATGTTTTATCAAACTTGAAAAATGAAAAAATTCAAATTAGTTTGGGTGATGCGAATAGTAGCGCCGTGATTACCTTGCCTGGTCCTGAAGATTTCAAGTATGTTGTGATGCCAATGCGTATTTAA